A window of the Pseudomonas fluorescens genome harbors these coding sequences:
- the queE gene encoding 7-carboxy-7-deazaguanine synthase QueE: MQDTLRITEVFYSLQGETRTAGLPTVFVRLTGCPLRCQYCDSAYAFSGGTIRTLDDILEQVAGFRPRYVCVTGGEPLAQPNAIPLLKQLCDAGYEVSLETSGALDISAVDPRVSRVVDLKTPDSKEAHRNRYENIELLTPNDQVKFVICSREDYDWAVSKLIQYGLERRAGEVLFSPSHHDLNARDLADWVVADNLPVRLQLQMHKYLWNDEPGR; this comes from the coding sequence ATGCAAGACACATTGAGAATCACCGAAGTTTTCTACTCGTTGCAGGGGGAAACGCGGACTGCCGGGCTGCCCACTGTTTTCGTGCGCCTGACCGGTTGCCCGTTGCGTTGCCAATACTGCGACAGCGCCTACGCATTCAGCGGTGGCACGATCCGCACCCTCGACGACATCCTCGAGCAAGTGGCCGGCTTTCGCCCACGCTACGTCTGCGTCACTGGCGGTGAGCCGCTGGCTCAGCCCAATGCCATCCCTTTGCTCAAACAGCTGTGCGATGCCGGCTACGAAGTCTCGCTGGAAACCAGCGGCGCCCTCGACATCTCGGCGGTCGATCCGCGGGTCAGTCGGGTGGTCGACCTGAAGACGCCTGACTCCAAAGAAGCCCATCGCAACCGTTACGAGAACATCGAACTGCTGACGCCCAACGATCAGGTGAAGTTTGTCATCTGCTCGCGGGAGGACTATGACTGGGCGGTATCGAAGCTGATCCAGTACGGTCTTGAGCGACGTGCAGGTGAAGTGCTGTTTTCCCCAAGTCACCACGACCTGAACGCTCGGGATCTGGCGGACTGGGTGGTGGCGGATAACCTGCCAGTGCGTCTGCAACTGCAGATGCATAAATATCTATGGAATGATGAGCCGGGGCGCTGA
- the ybgF gene encoding tol-pal system protein YbgF, which produces MRTCRRAVTVLALSLAPLAAWAAVPVVDDNSGYNNSGSSYPPAGYGTNGAYAGGAASAPASANGMLFNQLQQMQDQISRQQGVIEELQNQVSRMKQESLERYQDLDRRIGSGVAPAATPENSSAGGDASAAAGAAAGAGAAAAAQAPAAGGEPADPAKEKLYYDAAFDLIKAKDFDKASQAFAAFLRKYPNSQYAGNAQYWLGEVNLAKGDLQGAGQAFAKVSQLYPKHAKVPDSLYKLADVERRLGHTEKVKGILQQVVAQYPGTSAAQLAQRDLQRM; this is translated from the coding sequence ATGCGAACGTGCCGTCGTGCTGTAACTGTTCTGGCTCTCAGCCTCGCGCCGCTTGCGGCGTGGGCTGCGGTTCCTGTGGTCGATGACAACTCCGGTTATAACAATAGCGGGAGCAGTTATCCGCCTGCAGGTTACGGTACGAACGGCGCCTATGCCGGGGGAGCGGCTTCGGCCCCTGCCTCGGCAAACGGCATGCTGTTTAACCAACTGCAACAAATGCAGGATCAGATATCGCGCCAGCAAGGCGTGATCGAAGAACTGCAGAACCAGGTTTCGCGCATGAAACAGGAATCCCTGGAGCGATACCAGGATCTTGATCGGCGCATAGGATCCGGCGTTGCACCTGCCGCGACTCCCGAGAATTCTTCTGCCGGTGGCGATGCAAGTGCTGCTGCCGGTGCCGCCGCTGGAGCCGGGGCCGCTGCGGCCGCCCAGGCACCTGCCGCGGGTGGCGAACCGGCTGATCCGGCCAAGGAAAAGCTGTATTACGATGCCGCTTTCGACCTGATCAAGGCCAAGGATTTCGACAAGGCCAGCCAGGCGTTTGCCGCTTTCCTGCGTAAGTACCCGAACAGCCAATACGCGGGCAACGCCCAGTACTGGCTGGGTGAAGTGAACCTGGCCAAAGGCGATCTGCAAGGTGCAGGTCAGGCTTTCGCCAAGGTTTCGCAGCTGTATCCCAAGCACGCCAAAGTGCCGGACTCGCTGTACAAGCTGGCTGACGTAGAGCGCCGCCTCGGTCATACCGAGAAGGTCAAAGGCATTTTGCAGCAGGTGGTGGCCCAGTATCCGGGTACGTCCGCCGCTCAGTTGGCCCAGCGCGATCTGCAACGCATGTAA
- the pal gene encoding peptidoglycan-associated lipoprotein Pal codes for MEMLKFGKFAALALAMAVAVGCSSKGGDNAGEGAVDPNAGYGANTGAVDGSLSEEAALRAITTFYFEYDSSDLKPEAMRALDVHAKDLKANGARVVLEGNTDERGTREYNMALGERRAKAVQRYLVLQGVSPAQLELVSYGEERPVATGNDEQSWAQNRRVELRK; via the coding sequence ATGGAAATGCTGAAGTTTGGTAAATTTGCTGCGCTGGCTCTGGCCATGGCTGTAGCTGTAGGTTGCTCGTCCAAAGGCGGCGACAACGCCGGTGAAGGCGCTGTTGATCCAAACGCTGGTTACGGCGCAAACACTGGTGCAGTTGACGGTTCCCTGAGCGAAGAAGCTGCTCTGCGCGCAATCACCACCTTCTACTTCGAATACGACAGCTCGGACCTGAAGCCAGAAGCCATGCGCGCTCTGGACGTTCACGCCAAAGACCTGAAAGCAAACGGCGCTCGCGTTGTTCTGGAAGGCAACACCGACGAACGTGGTACTCGTGAGTACAACATGGCACTGGGCGAGCGTCGTGCGAAAGCCGTTCAGCGCTACCTGGTACTGCAAGGTGTTTCCCCAGCTCAGCTGGAACTGGTTTCCTACGGCGAAGAGCGTCCAGTTGCTACCGGCAACGACGAGCAGTCCTGGGCTCAAAACCGTCGCGTCGAACTGCGTAAGTAA
- the tolB gene encoding Tol-Pal system beta propeller repeat protein TolB translates to MLVVICCMAGIAMADEKNILVTSGSDRATPIAVVPFGFQGGAVLPDDMAEIIGNDLRNSGYYSPIPKQNMISQPSQPSEIIFRDWKAVGAQYMMVGSIVPAGGRLQVQWALFNVATEQKVADGSVSGTTEQLRDMAHYISDQSFEKLTGIKGAFSTRLLYVTAERFSEKNTRYTLQRSDYDGARAVTLLQSREPILSPRFAPDGKRIAYVSFEQKRPRIFMQNIDTGRREQITNFEGLNGAPAWSPDGNRLAFVLSKDGNPDIYVMNLGSRQITRVTAGPGINTEPYWGKDGSTIYFTSDRGGKPQIYKTSAGGGGAERVTFVGNYNANPKLSADEKTLVMIHRQDGFTNFKVAAQDLQRGSVKILTDSTLDESPTVAPNGTMVIYATRQQGRGVLMLVSINGRVRLPLPTAQGEVREPSWSPYLN, encoded by the coding sequence ATGCTGGTCGTGATCTGCTGCATGGCAGGGATCGCGATGGCGGATGAAAAGAACATTCTGGTCACCAGCGGCAGCGATCGGGCGACTCCGATCGCCGTCGTACCGTTCGGTTTCCAGGGCGGTGCCGTCCTGCCGGATGACATGGCTGAAATCATTGGTAACGATTTGCGCAACTCGGGCTACTACTCGCCGATTCCAAAGCAAAACATGATCAGCCAGCCAAGCCAGCCGAGCGAAATCATCTTCCGTGACTGGAAGGCGGTGGGCGCGCAATACATGATGGTCGGCAGCATCGTGCCGGCTGGCGGCCGTCTGCAGGTGCAATGGGCTTTGTTCAACGTCGCCACCGAACAGAAAGTGGCTGACGGCAGTGTGTCCGGTACCACCGAACAGCTGCGCGACATGGCGCACTACATCTCTGATCAGTCGTTCGAAAAACTGACCGGCATCAAAGGTGCATTCTCGACTCGCCTGCTGTACGTCACAGCCGAGCGTTTCTCCGAGAAGAACACCCGTTACACCCTGCAGCGTTCGGACTATGACGGCGCCCGCGCCGTGACCCTGCTGCAATCGCGCGAGCCGATCCTGTCGCCGCGTTTTGCACCGGACGGCAAGCGTATCGCCTACGTGTCGTTCGAACAGAAGCGCCCACGCATCTTCATGCAGAACATCGACACTGGTCGCCGCGAGCAGATCACCAACTTCGAAGGCCTGAACGGCGCGCCAGCCTGGTCGCCGGACGGCAATCGCCTGGCGTTCGTACTGTCGAAAGACGGTAATCCGGACATTTATGTGATGAACCTCGGTTCGCGTCAGATCACCCGCGTGACCGCAGGTCCTGGCATCAACACCGAACCGTACTGGGGCAAGGATGGTTCGACCATCTACTTCACCTCCGATCGTGGCGGCAAGCCGCAGATCTACAAGACCAGTGCCGGTGGCGGCGGTGCCGAGCGTGTGACGTTCGTGGGCAACTACAACGCCAACCCCAAGCTTTCGGCGGATGAAAAGACCCTGGTGATGATCCATCGTCAGGACGGTTTCACCAATTTCAAAGTGGCGGCCCAGGATTTGCAGCGCGGAAGTGTAAAAATCCTCACTGATAGCACTCTGGACGAGTCGCCTACTGTTGCGCCCAACGGCACCATGGTAATCTACGCCACCCGCCAGCAGGGCCGGGGAGTCTTGATGCTCGTGTCCATTAATGGACGCGTGAGGCTCCCGCTTCCTACCGCTCAAGGCGAAGTCAGAGAACCGTCCTGGTCCCCTTACCTGAACTGA
- the tolA gene encoding cell envelope integrity protein TolA, with the protein MQQQREPSASESYFWPSVWAIGLHVLVFGMLFVSFALTPELPPAKPIVQATLYQLKSKSQATTQTNQKIAGEAKKSAARQTEVEQMEQKKVEQEAVKAAEQKKEEAAQKAEEAKKADEAKKADEAKKADEAKKADDAKKAAEAKKAEEKQLADIAKKKAEEEAKKAAEEEAKKAAAEEAKKKIVEDAKKKAAEDAKKKAEAEEAKKKVAEDAKKKAAADAAKKKAQDAARKSAEDKKAQALADLLSDTPQRQQALADEQGDEVAGSFDDLIRARAAEGWARPPSARKGMTVVLQIGMLPDGTVTSVSVAKSSGDGPFDASAVAAVKNIGRLTEMQGMKPSDFAPYRSFKMTFTPEDLAL; encoded by the coding sequence ATGCAGCAACAGCGAGAGCCGTCCGCCTCGGAAAGCTACTTCTGGCCTAGTGTCTGGGCGATTGGCTTGCACGTGCTGGTGTTCGGCATGCTGTTCGTCAGTTTCGCCCTGACCCCGGAGCTGCCGCCGGCCAAGCCGATTGTCCAGGCGACCCTGTACCAGCTGAAATCGAAAAGTCAGGCAACCACCCAGACCAATCAGAAGATTGCGGGTGAGGCGAAGAAATCCGCCGCGCGCCAGACCGAAGTCGAGCAGATGGAGCAGAAAAAGGTCGAGCAGGAAGCGGTGAAGGCTGCGGAACAAAAGAAAGAAGAAGCGGCTCAAAAGGCCGAGGAAGCCAAGAAGGCCGATGAGGCGAAGAAAGCGGACGAAGCGAAGAAGGCTGATGAAGCCAAGAAAGCCGACGACGCGAAGAAAGCCGCCGAAGCCAAGAAGGCAGAAGAGAAACAATTGGCTGATATAGCCAAGAAGAAAGCCGAAGAAGAAGCCAAGAAGGCTGCTGAAGAAGAGGCCAAGAAAGCGGCCGCTGAAGAAGCCAAGAAGAAGATCGTCGAAGACGCGAAGAAGAAAGCCGCCGAAGACGCCAAGAAGAAAGCTGAAGCTGAAGAGGCGAAGAAGAAAGTCGCCGAAGACGCGAAGAAGAAAGCTGCTGCCGATGCTGCGAAGAAGAAAGCGCAGGACGCGGCACGTAAATCCGCCGAAGACAAAAAGGCTCAGGCCCTGGCAGATTTGCTTTCCGACACGCCGCAGCGCCAGCAGGCCTTGGCCGATGAGCAGGGCGATGAAGTCGCGGGCAGTTTCGATGACCTGATTCGTGCGCGGGCAGCGGAAGGCTGGGCACGTCCACCTTCGGCACGCAAAGGCATGACGGTTGTGCTGCAGATCGGCATGTTGCCGGACGGTACGGTGACTTCGGTCAGCGTGGCCAAGTCCAGTGGCGACGGTCCGTTCGATGCGTCGGCAGTGGCAGCGGTCAAGAATATTGGACGTTTGACGGAAATGCAGGGAATGAAGCCGAGCGATTTCGCTCCGTATCGTTCATTCAAGATGACATTCACACCTGAGGATCTAGCCTTGTGA
- the tolR gene encoding protein TolR encodes MTRARHKRKPVAEMNVVPYIDVMLVLLVIFMVTAPMLNQGVKVDLPKVSSEALPQDNNTQVLTISIKSDKTYYWNLGSEVDTEKQQDRAMTLPQMTDAVTKIIRAGTEGGKRTQVFIRGDKSVDYGSVMGAMGGLQKAGVGNVGLITEAP; translated from the coding sequence ATCACTCGAGCCCGACACAAGCGCAAGCCGGTCGCCGAGATGAACGTAGTGCCTTACATCGACGTGATGCTGGTGCTGCTGGTCATCTTCATGGTGACTGCGCCGATGCTCAATCAGGGCGTGAAAGTGGATCTGCCCAAGGTTTCCAGCGAAGCCTTGCCGCAGGACAACAACACCCAGGTGCTGACCATTTCGATCAAGTCGGACAAGACCTATTACTGGAACCTTGGCAGCGAAGTCGACACCGAGAAGCAGCAGGACCGGGCCATGACCCTGCCACAGATGACCGATGCGGTGACCAAGATCATTCGCGCCGGCACTGAAGGCGGCAAGCGTACCCAGGTCTTCATCCGTGGCGACAAGTCCGTCGATTATGGCTCCGTCATGGGCGCCATGGGCGGGTTGCAGAAAGCCGGGGTCGGTAACGTTGGCTTGATCACCGAGGCGCCCTGA
- the tolQ gene encoding protein TolQ has translation MEANVVDHSSMWSLVSNASIVVQLVMLTLVAASVTSWIMIFQRSNLLRAGRRALESFEERFWSGIDLSKLYRQAGSNPDPDSGVEQIFRAGFKEFSRLRQQPGVDPEAVMEGVARAMRVAISREEEKLEQSLPFLATVGSVSPYIGLFGTVWGIMNSFRGLASAQQATLATVAPGIAEALIATAIGLFAAIPAVIAYNRFSARSETLLSRYYTFADEFQAILHRKVHTSEE, from the coding sequence GTGGAAGCTAACGTCGTCGACCATTCCTCCATGTGGAGCCTGGTCAGCAATGCCAGCATCGTGGTGCAGTTGGTAATGTTGACCCTGGTGGCCGCATCGGTGACCTCATGGATCATGATCTTTCAGCGCAGCAATCTGCTGCGCGCCGGTCGACGTGCCCTGGAGAGCTTCGAGGAGCGCTTCTGGTCAGGTATCGACCTGTCCAAACTCTACCGTCAGGCCGGCAGCAACCCGGATCCGGATTCGGGCGTCGAGCAGATCTTCCGTGCCGGCTTCAAGGAGTTCTCCCGTCTGCGTCAGCAGCCAGGCGTCGACCCTGAAGCGGTAATGGAAGGTGTGGCCCGTGCCATGCGCGTCGCCATCTCCCGCGAAGAAGAAAAGCTCGAGCAGAGCCTGCCGTTCCTCGCCACCGTAGGTTCCGTCAGCCCGTACATCGGTCTGTTCGGTACCGTCTGGGGGATCATGAACTCCTTCCGTGGTCTGGCCAGCGCCCAGCAAGCCACTCTCGCCACCGTGGCACCGGGCATCGCCGAAGCCCTGATCGCCACCGCGATCGGTCTGTTTGCCGCGATCCCGGCCGTTATCGCTTACAACCGTTTCTCTGCCCGCAGCGAAACCTTGCTGAGCCGCTACTACACCTTCGCCGATGAATTCCAGGCGATCCTGCACCGCAAAGTGCACACCAGCGAAGAATAA
- the ybgC gene encoding tol-pal system-associated acyl-CoA thioesterase, whose amino-acid sequence MRAQNGLEPFAHRCRVYYEDTDAGGIVYYVNYLKFMERARTERLRELGFAQSALAGEDLLFVVHSSEARYHAPARLDDELLVSADVIELNRASLRFRQQVRRATDNVLLCEGQFLVACVRTNSLKPRALPEDLRAAFADAVGTGTHSKQEIKRGS is encoded by the coding sequence ATGCGCGCGCAAAACGGGCTTGAGCCGTTCGCACATCGTTGTCGCGTTTATTACGAGGACACCGATGCGGGCGGCATCGTGTATTACGTTAATTACCTCAAGTTTATGGAACGGGCTCGAACCGAGCGGCTCCGGGAGCTGGGCTTTGCCCAGTCGGCGCTGGCAGGGGAGGACCTGTTGTTCGTCGTGCATTCCAGCGAAGCGCGTTATCACGCGCCGGCGCGACTGGACGACGAGCTTCTGGTAAGCGCTGATGTAATCGAATTGAACCGTGCCAGCCTGCGCTTTCGACAGCAGGTCAGGCGGGCAACGGATAATGTGCTGCTCTGCGAAGGGCAGTTTCTGGTGGCCTGTGTGCGCACTAACAGTTTGAAACCCCGGGCCCTTCCCGAAGACCTGCGTGCGGCCTTTGCCGACGCGGTCGGCACGGGTACACACTCAAAGCAGGAGATAAAGCGTGGAAGCTAA
- the ruvB gene encoding Holliday junction branch migration DNA helicase RuvB: MIEADRLIAATHSPREREEVQDRAIRPVSLAEYIGQPTVREQMELFIQAARGRSESLDHTLIFGPPGLGKTTLANIIAQEMGVSIKSTSGPVLERPGDLAALLTNLEPHDVLFIDEIHRLSPIVEEVLYPAMEDFQLDIMIGEGPAARSIKLDLPPFTLVGATTRAGMLTNPLRDRFGIVQRLEFYSTADLATIVSRSASILGLPLDPEGSFEIARRARGTPRIANRLLRRVRDFAEVRAKGHITKAVADLALNLLDVDEHGFDHQDRRLLLTMIEKFDGGPVGIDSLAAAISEERHTIEDVLEPYLIQQGYIMRTPRGRVVTRHAYLHFGLNIPTRMGEMPVADEFLDAVDD; encoded by the coding sequence GTGATTGAAGCTGATCGTCTGATCGCCGCCACGCACAGTCCGCGTGAGCGCGAAGAAGTCCAGGATCGGGCGATACGTCCCGTCAGCCTGGCCGAATACATCGGCCAGCCGACCGTTCGCGAGCAGATGGAACTGTTTATCCAGGCCGCCCGCGGCCGTAGCGAATCCCTCGACCACACCCTGATCTTCGGGCCGCCGGGGCTGGGTAAAACCACGCTGGCCAACATCATCGCCCAGGAAATGGGCGTGTCGATCAAGAGCACTTCCGGCCCGGTGCTGGAACGGCCGGGTGATCTGGCGGCGCTGTTGACCAATCTTGAACCGCACGATGTGCTGTTCATCGATGAAATCCATCGTCTGTCGCCGATTGTTGAAGAAGTGCTGTACCCGGCCATGGAAGATTTCCAGCTCGACATCATGATCGGTGAAGGGCCGGCGGCGCGTTCGATCAAGCTCGATCTGCCGCCGTTCACCCTGGTCGGTGCGACCACGCGGGCGGGCATGCTGACCAACCCGTTGCGTGACCGTTTCGGCATTGTCCAGCGTCTCGAGTTCTACAGCACCGCTGACCTGGCGACGATTGTCAGCCGTTCGGCGAGCATCCTCGGTCTGCCGCTGGATCCGGAAGGGTCTTTCGAAATTGCCCGTCGCGCCCGCGGTACGCCGCGAATCGCCAACCGGCTGCTGCGTCGGGTGCGGGATTTCGCCGAAGTCCGGGCCAAGGGCCACATCACCAAGGCTGTCGCGGACCTGGCGCTGAACCTGCTGGATGTCGACGAGCACGGTTTCGATCATCAGGACCGGCGTCTGCTGTTGACCATGATCGAGAAGTTCGATGGCGGCCCGGTGGGCATCGACAGTCTGGCGGCGGCGATCAGCGAAGAACGCCACACCATTGAAGACGTGCTCGAGCCGTACCTGATTCAGCAGGGTTACATCATGCGGACGCCGCGCGGCAGGGTGGTTACCCGTCACGCGTACCTGCATTTTGGTTTAAACATTCCGACACGAATGGGCGAAATGCCCGTGGCAGACGAGTTTCTCGATGCCGTGGACGATTGA
- the ruvA gene encoding Holliday junction branch migration protein RuvA, producing MIGRLRGTLAEKQPPHLILDVNGLGYELEVPMTTLYRLPSVGEPLTLHTHLVVREDAQLLYGFAGKRERDFFRELIRLNGVGPKLALALMSSLEVDELIRCVQSQDTSALTKVPGVGKKTAERLLVELKDRFKAWETSPAMFALVPNQPDGPAPVNTAENDAVSALISLGYKPQEASKAISAIKEKGLSSEDMIRRALKGMI from the coding sequence GTGATTGGACGCTTGCGCGGCACTCTGGCTGAGAAGCAGCCGCCGCACCTGATTCTGGATGTAAACGGCCTCGGGTATGAGCTGGAAGTGCCCATGACCACCCTTTATCGTCTGCCGTCGGTCGGTGAACCGCTGACCTTGCACACCCATTTGGTCGTACGCGAAGACGCGCAGTTACTCTATGGTTTTGCCGGCAAGCGTGAGCGAGACTTTTTTCGCGAGTTGATCCGTCTCAATGGTGTGGGGCCGAAACTGGCCCTGGCCTTGATGTCGAGTCTGGAAGTCGACGAACTGATCCGCTGCGTGCAATCCCAGGACACCTCGGCGCTGACCAAGGTACCGGGCGTGGGCAAGAAAACCGCCGAGCGTCTGCTGGTCGAGCTCAAGGATCGCTTCAAGGCCTGGGAAACCTCGCCGGCCATGTTCGCACTGGTACCGAACCAGCCGGACGGCCCGGCGCCGGTCAATACCGCCGAGAACGATGCGGTCAGCGCGCTGATTTCCCTGGGCTACAAGCCACAGGAAGCGAGCAAGGCGATTTCCGCGATCAAAGAGAAAGGCCTGAGCAGCGAAGACATGATTCGACGCGCCCTGAAGGGAATGATTTAA
- the ruvC gene encoding crossover junction endodeoxyribonuclease RuvC, with translation MTLILGIDPGSRITGYGIVRDAGRGGCIYVASGCIRTGAGELHERLQIVYRGVREIIQTYGPVTMGIEKVFMAKNADSALKLGQARGAAIVAGAEESLEIAEYTATQVKQAVVGTGAANKEQVQMMVMHMLKLTSKPQIDASDALAIAICHAHTRSSLLPHGLGTARSRGGRLRL, from the coding sequence ATGACTTTAATTCTTGGTATCGACCCCGGTTCGCGCATTACCGGTTACGGCATTGTTCGCGATGCCGGACGCGGCGGTTGCATCTATGTCGCCTCGGGTTGTATCCGCACCGGTGCCGGCGAGCTGCATGAGCGGTTGCAGATCGTCTATCGCGGCGTGCGGGAAATCATCCAGACCTACGGCCCCGTGACCATGGGCATCGAAAAGGTGTTCATGGCGAAAAACGCCGATTCGGCGTTGAAGCTCGGACAGGCCCGTGGGGCCGCTATCGTTGCCGGCGCCGAAGAGAGCCTGGAGATTGCCGAGTACACGGCCACCCAGGTCAAGCAGGCTGTGGTCGGCACCGGCGCCGCCAATAAAGAGCAGGTGCAGATGATGGTCATGCACATGCTCAAGCTGACCAGCAAACCGCAAATCGACGCTTCGGATGCCCTGGCGATTGCCATTTGTCACGCCCACACCCGCTCCAGTCTGTTGCCGCACGGCCTGGGAACGGCACGCAGTCGTGGCGGGCGCCTGCGTCTCTGA
- a CDS encoding YebC/PmpR family DNA-binding transcriptional regulator — protein sequence MAGHSKWANIKHRKERQDAKRGKIFTKWIRELTVAARQGGGDPGSNPRLRLALDKALGANMSRDIIDRAVARGAGATEADNVEELTYEGYGPGGVAVMVECMTDNRNRTAAAVRHAFSKCGGNLGTDGSVAYLFERKGQISFAPGVDEDALTEAALEADADDVVSHEDGSIDVFTSFTSFYAVRNALEAAGFKGDDAEIVMQPTTSAELDLEGAEKVLKLIDMLEDLDDVQNVYSNADIPEDVAAQLG from the coding sequence ATGGCAGGTCATTCCAAGTGGGCGAACATCAAGCACCGCAAAGAACGCCAGGATGCCAAGAGAGGCAAGATTTTCACCAAGTGGATCCGCGAACTGACCGTGGCGGCCCGTCAGGGCGGCGGTGATCCGGGCTCCAACCCGCGTCTGCGTCTGGCACTGGACAAGGCGCTGGGCGCCAACATGAGCCGGGACATCATCGATCGCGCTGTGGCCCGTGGTGCCGGTGCGACCGAAGCCGACAACGTTGAAGAGCTGACCTACGAAGGTTACGGCCCGGGTGGCGTGGCCGTGATGGTCGAGTGCATGACCGACAACCGCAACCGTACGGCAGCGGCCGTGCGCCACGCATTCAGCAAATGTGGCGGCAACCTCGGTACCGACGGGTCGGTAGCCTACCTGTTCGAACGCAAGGGCCAGATCAGCTTTGCCCCGGGTGTCGATGAAGACGCGCTGACGGAAGCGGCGCTGGAAGCCGATGCCGACGACGTAGTCAGCCACGAAGATGGCTCGATCGACGTGTTCACCTCGTTCACCAGTTTCTATGCGGTGCGCAATGCCCTGGAGGCCGCAGGCTTCAAGGGTGATGACGCGGAAATCGTCATGCAGCCGACCACCAGCGCCGAACTGGATCTGGAGGGCGCCGAGAAGGTGCTCAAGCTGATCGACATGCTGGAAGACCTGGACGACGTGCAGAACGTCTACTCCAACGCGGACATTCCGGAAGACGTGGCCGCTCAGCTCGGTTAA